One Spirochaeta cellobiosiphila DSM 17781 DNA window includes the following coding sequences:
- a CDS encoding helix-turn-helix domain-containing protein, producing the protein MSFQVNLRSIMKAKDITAKDLGNLTGLSYRTIEGWLSSQSKIPRVDIAFSVAEALNVSLEYLVTGKENTQYKRQDFIDDIYMKENIVSYGEKSIIRELCNEASKLSSSRIKELLEMVRVFQKLDEGKMADQA; encoded by the coding sequence ATGAGTTTTCAAGTTAATTTACGTTCTATTATGAAAGCAAAGGACATCACCGCTAAAGACTTAGGAAATCTAACTGGATTAAGCTATAGAACGATAGAGGGATGGTTAAGTAGTCAGTCTAAAATACCTAGAGTTGACATTGCATTTTCTGTAGCAGAAGCTTTGAACGTTAGCTTAGAGTATTTAGTTACAGGAAAGGAAAATACTCAATATAAAAGGCAAGATTTTATTGATGATATATATATGAAAGAAAATATTGTCTCATATGGTGAGAAGTCAATAATTAGGGAATTATGCAATGAAGCTTCGAAATTATCTAGTAGTAGGATAAAAGAGCTTTTAGAGATGGTTAGGGTTTTTCAGAAGTTGGATGAGGGGAAGATGGCTGATCAGGCTTAG
- a CDS encoding DUF4062 domain-containing protein: MKKKYQVFISSTYIDLIDERNAAVEAILMANHIPAGMELFKPGKEQLETINRWIDDSDIYLLILGKRYGSIDIKTGKSYTHLEYEYALEREKIYKKSKKNFPIFTIILEDEYVRNKRSDNNFYEKENVAKYEEFLNLVNSRVVKYVSSEKDLQLAIVQTLADIDKEYILDGWIRTSFTQDNTLSEQAIDVDVPMSNKDIENQLDKSICIKGRVLKKSMYNDRIIGVSNRDLTITYKEIFLTIAPFLRTENIEESVVKIFTTQLSKNIIKMNDKFKIDYQDFHKIEICFEKLGLICIKKRKDKQDIEHLYWSLTKLGEISLIEWMEI; this comes from the coding sequence TTGAAAAAGAAGTATCAGGTATTTATTTCTTCAACATATATAGATTTAATAGATGAAAGAAATGCGGCTGTAGAGGCTATATTAATGGCTAATCATATACCTGCAGGGATGGAACTTTTTAAACCAGGAAAAGAACAATTAGAGACAATTAATAGATGGATAGATGACTCAGATATTTATTTACTTATTTTGGGTAAACGTTATGGTAGTATTGATATAAAAACTGGTAAAAGTTATACGCACCTTGAGTATGAATATGCCTTAGAACGAGAAAAAATATATAAAAAGAGTAAAAAAAATTTCCCTATATTCACAATTATCCTAGAGGATGAATATGTTCGAAACAAAAGAAGTGATAATAACTTTTATGAGAAAGAGAATGTTGCTAAGTATGAAGAATTTTTAAATCTGGTAAATAGTAGAGTTGTAAAATATGTTTCGTCTGAGAAAGATTTGCAATTAGCTATTGTTCAGACATTAGCTGATATTGATAAGGAATATATACTAGATGGATGGATTAGAACATCTTTTACTCAGGATAATACTTTATCAGAACAAGCCATAGATGTTGATGTTCCTATGTCAAATAAAGATATTGAAAATCAATTAGATAAATCTATTTGCATTAAAGGAAGAGTTCTTAAAAAATCAATGTATAATGATAGAATAATTGGTGTTAGTAATAGAGATTTAACCATTACATATAAGGAAATATTTTTAACAATAGCACCATTTCTGCGAACAGAAAATATTGAAGAATCGGTTGTTAAAATCTTTACAACACAATTAAGCAAGAACATTATTAAAATGAACGACAAATTTAAAATTGATTATCAGGATTTTCATAAAATTGAAATTTGTTTTGAAAAATTGGGTTTGATTTGCATAAAAAAAAGAAAAGATAAACAAGATATAGAGCATTTGTATTGGTCTTTAACAAAATTAGGTGAAATTTCGTTAATTGAGTGGATGGAAATTTAA
- a CDS encoding SIR2 family NAD-dependent protein deacylase produces the protein MTKNDVYERIAESARFGNLGLFIGSGFSKALFEIENLDQNARPLTWIELLKEIGSNMNVELDEKMIKFHSCPEIASIMCKKIAKKDNIPVAEARTRMKNLISQLTCWYSNQMQRFCFGVHVEELKPEWIITTNYDLLLESLLPDNFISLSTKDSFITQNGVLPIYHLHGIRTDPNSIIITNEDYIKLFRPNSYNLQKLSFTINESTTLMMGYSIGDPNVLTAIDWSENIYTQNKEYYPNGVIQLAYSDAEDDGKVVISEEGIIILKTSSLLKSIKDITKVIKQRYKWEQSPLNGEAKHRFSLVSISEPNTDKFINDHSYRIESLTMVNDNHLSTSEDNLLFLYKIFDECWNDIDTKDSGKPFKKILEIILDIFKYVNFDKRKPSLFELLTSNLCKVFRQIKNNIDANADTLKLWSNRKIEISYKIHEEIKQYVKCNGYDDIDII, from the coding sequence ATGACAAAAAATGATGTATACGAAAGAATAGCAGAATCTGCACGGTTTGGTAATCTGGGATTATTTATTGGATCAGGTTTTTCAAAAGCTCTTTTCGAAATAGAGAATTTAGATCAGAACGCTAGACCATTAACATGGATAGAGCTCCTTAAAGAAATTGGTAGTAATATGAATGTAGAATTGGATGAAAAAATGATAAAATTTCATTCTTGTCCTGAAATTGCATCAATTATGTGCAAAAAGATAGCAAAAAAGGATAATATTCCAGTAGCAGAAGCTAGAACAAGGATGAAGAATCTGATTTCCCAACTAACTTGTTGGTATTCTAATCAAATGCAACGATTTTGTTTTGGCGTTCATGTTGAAGAATTAAAACCTGAATGGATTATTACAACAAACTACGATTTGCTATTAGAAAGTTTATTGCCTGATAATTTTATATCCTTAAGTACTAAAGATTCTTTTATTACCCAAAATGGAGTACTCCCCATATACCATCTTCATGGAATTAGAACTGATCCAAATTCAATAATTATAACTAACGAAGACTATATAAAACTGTTTAGGCCAAACAGTTATAATTTACAAAAGCTATCTTTTACAATTAATGAATCTACCACTTTGATGATGGGATATAGTATAGGCGACCCTAATGTTCTAACTGCCATTGATTGGTCGGAGAATATATATACTCAAAATAAGGAATATTATCCTAATGGTGTTATTCAATTAGCCTATTCTGATGCTGAAGACGATGGAAAAGTTGTAATTTCAGAAGAAGGTATAATCATTTTAAAGACCAGTTCTTTATTAAAAAGTATAAAAGATATTACGAAGGTAATTAAACAAAGATACAAATGGGAGCAATCACCCCTCAATGGGGAAGCCAAACATAGATTTTCACTTGTTAGTATAAGTGAACCAAATACAGATAAATTTATAAATGATCATAGTTATAGAATTGAAAGTTTAACAATGGTTAATGATAATCACTTATCTACTAGTGAAGATAATCTACTTTTTTTATACAAGATATTTGATGAATGTTGGAATGATATAGATACAAAAGATTCTGGAAAGCCATTTAAAAAAATCTTAGAAATCATTCTTGATATATTTAAATACGTGAATTTTGATAAAAGAAAACCATCATTATTCGAACTTTTAACTTCTAATCTATGTAAAGTATTTCGTCAAATTAAGAATAATATTGATGCAAATGCTGATACATTAAAACTTTGGTCTAATAGAAAGATTGAAATCTCTTACAAAATACATGAAGAAATTAAACAATATGTTAAATGCAATGGATACGATGATATAGATATTATATAA